From one Diachasmimorpha longicaudata isolate KC_UGA_2023 chromosome 8, iyDiaLong2, whole genome shotgun sequence genomic stretch:
- the Tango1 gene encoding transport and Golgi organization protein 1 isoform X3, whose translation MGLKITTEYLFLIAIVSLCEIVPCTPKISDKRLCYDAECTVPISQAKTVTVYHSRDKDVLSFPLNVDVTVYSKEAGDRKDLWGVEIQGRRGYAPKSFIREKKVFHKLQHLHEVPTERIPSENTSKDHKTDEKVPPGFIDSSIEAGSPSPITPQVSPSFEVVDGTTIHFSTDDIREEESYATKIRHSPGSIDEQPILSVHPNIASSEVHLKEKLSSATGDLPLKTEEEQNQDETEEKVPRDEDIVDTEQKAVDEPNENNEEVPESSLDNEIKDDSLELGMKTSQDERGEEGKDDSVPDKEETSEENGAEQPQHYLFSAFESVTSIFDSLSTTEAPGATETDEGGSPEAVTTPEVIPGTMPVTERSVPESVEKTTEKVEGKNYSERVSPPEEIPETISATDNVDVEKNPEVIQNSTETPLTGHINSETITVSENANSKKIPETIEEKNSPKIVSTPPTIPETTPVTEKVFTEKTPDLVDAENSSGAALPPETIPDGIPEATGTESTPESIIPDQKFEGNLFITEASKDIEMINSSSSGSAPEIDETVTEGNETAPESVDKPLGDDKNVIQGDGQPGIYRKDELSGPTQSIDDNNVLDFNGFQNRNLLNVETDRSRRENSGKISLKPPQATHDPLPPVIPVDQPVVAHPESSTVAPELTTETAVEQSESTIELSSPVTPETLQDHLYQPQETLPPTPALENTPTTLEEHLIPSKQCDALGDCPNFQEETPSEKQEDEEFFGTAMGSAIKFGRNYWEALSYVALTAFTTLLFSLGYYYIENRRRDGEFIAKINRLEKELLVASKECSAMDETLKSTKNKLTSIEDESFGSNEMVLSLKNELDNAHKAKSELEDQVSALERDLEGATEAGLELERMLREILATNSAENPLAKSVEDLQARLNAQQAVNESLTNALHLKTQEHDFDKLESETLSRDLTLTTQKCEQLEVEIVRMTGELKEEKELRINIEGMLSKKIEDVEKQHKDMSAERLILRKQLKGKEMELNDLLEVVKQSNTHSIDFDKLADVSHIKAEAIQLTEERDELKIKLSEVEGAHHLLDEHMKVINEEVTALSEQCKLAEKEKREAETRLEVLSNFFKEKEAERQKEEAAWLQQQGEVSTTVERLQTMHNEILSYKQQIESLKREILDQEKEYKAQITNLEAKAHEQWVLARQNERRLEESKSEAAQLRNRLTIIEKNLTETESDVKLHRRKRFSKVRQFWSTMEGNLNHATSNSSIHTINNNDD comes from the exons atgggattgaaaataacaacggaatatttatttttaatagctATCGTGAGCCTCTGTGAAATTGTACCATGTACCCCCAAAATTTCGGACAAAAGATTGTGCTACGATGCTGAGTGCACCG TTCCCATATCACAGGCAAAGACGGTGACGGTGTACCATTCGCGAGACAAAGATGTTCTGTCATTCCCATTAAATGTGGATGTGACAGTCTACAGCAAGGAGGCAGGTGATAGAAAGGACCTCTGGGGGGTCGAGATCCAGGGAAGGCGAGGCTATGCTCCAAAGAGTTTCATTCGCGAGAAGAAGGTCTTCCACAAACTCCAACACCTACACGAAGTGCCAACAGAGAGAATTCCTTCAGAGAACACCTCCAAGGATCATAAGACCGATGAGAAAGTCCCCCCTGGATTTATTGACAGCTCGATAGAGGCTGGGAGTCCCTCACCAATAACTCCACAAGTATCACCCTCATTCGAGGTAGTCGATGGAACgacaattcatttttctaCGGACGATATTAGAGAAGAGGAAAGTTACGCAACGAAAATTCGTCACAGTCCTGGATCCATCGATGAGCAGCCTATTCTGAGTGTTCATCCGAATATCGCATCTAGTGAAGTTCAtcttaaagaaaaattgtcctcGGCAACTGGGGATTTGCCCCTGAAAACTGAAGAAGAGCAAAATCAAGATGAAACGGAAGAAAAAGTACCTAGAGATGAGGATATAGTGGACACAGAGCAGAAAGCTGTAGACGaaccaaatgaaaataatgaagaagtACCTGAAAGTTCTCTGGACAATGAAATCAAAGATGATTCTCTTGAACTGGGGATGAAAACGAGTCAAGATGAAAGGGGTGAAGAAGGAAAAGATGATTCGGTTCCAGATAAAGAAGAAACGAGTGAAGAAAATGGAGCAGAACAGCCTCAGCATTATTTATTCAGTGCTTTTGAGAGTGTCACTTCGATATTCGATAGTTTATCAACGACAGAGGCCCCAGGAGCTACCGAAACCGATGAAGGAGGTTCACCCGAGGCTGTGACGACCCCTGAAGTAATTCCAGGGACGATGCCAGTGACTGAAAGATCAGTTCCAGAAAGTGTTGAAAAAACTACTGAAAAAGTCGAgggtaaaaattattctgaaagGGTTTCGCCTCCAGAGGAAATTCCAGAGACGATTTCTGCGACTGATAACGTTGATGTTGAGAAAAATCCTGAAGTTATTCAAAATTCCACGGAGACTCCATTAACTGGACATATAAATTCCGAGACAATTACTGTGAGTGAAAATGCcaatagtaaaaaaattcccgaaacgattgaagagaaaaattctcccaAGATTGTATCAACACCACCAACAATACCAGAAACAACTCCGGTCACTGAAAAAGTTTTTACTGAGAAAACTCCGGATTTAGTTGATGCTGAAAATTCTTCTGGGGCTGCATTACCCCCAGAAACGATCCCAGACGGGATTCCTGAAGCAACTGGAACCGAATCAACACCAGAGAGCATCATTCCTGACCAAAAATTCGAAGGAAATCTTTTTATAACAGAAGCATCAAAAGATATTGAGATGATCAACAGCAGTTCTTCAGGTAGTGCCCCAGAAATCGATGAGACAGTAACTGAAGGCAACGAAACAGCTCCTGAAAGTGTTGACAAGCCCCTTGGAGATGATAAGAATGTAATTCAGGGGGATGGGCAGCCTGGCATCTATCGAAAGGATGAATTATCAGGTCCTACCCAGAGTATTGATGATAATAACGTCTTGGACTTCAATGGATTTCAAAATAGAAACTTGTTGAATGTTGAGACTGATCGATCACGACGAGAAA ATTCAGGAAAAATATCGCTGAAGCCTCCCCAGGCAACCCATGATCCCCTTCCCCCAGTTATTCCCGTAGATCAACCGGTGGTTGCACATCCAGAGTCCTCAACAGTCGCCCCGGAGCTCACAACCGAGACAGCAGTGGAGCAATCGGAGTCGACGATTGAACTTTCGAGTCCTGTCACTCCTGAAACCCTCCAAGATCACCTCTATCAGCCCCAGGAAACTCTTCCTCCAACCCCAGCCCTCGAAAATACACCGACAACCCTTGAAGAACATTTAATTCCCTCAAAGCAGTGTGATGCTCTTGGAGATTGTCCTAATTTTCAGGAAGAAACTCCTTCAGAAAAGCAGGAAGATGAGGAGTTCTTCGGTACTGCCATGGGCAGCGCTATAAAATTTGGTAGAAACTACTGGGAGGCACTATCTTATGTAGCTCTGACTGCCTTCACAACTCTGTTGTTCTCCCTGGGGTATTATTACATTGAAAACAgaaggagagatggagaattCATTGCTAAGATCAATAGATTGGAAAAGGAATTGTTGGTTGCCTCGAAGGAGTGCAGTGCTATGGATGAAACACTAAAGTCAACCAAAAATAAG TTGACCTCGATTGAAGATGAGTCCTTTGGATCGAATGAAATGGTTCTCTCCTTGAAGAATGAATTAGATAATGCACAT AAAGCAAAGTCCGAATTGGAAGATCAAGTATCAGCCCTTGAGAGGGATCTCGAGGGTGCAACCGAAGCAGGATTAGAGTTAGAAAGAATGTTACGGGAAATTCTAGCTACTAATAGTGCGGAAAATCCTCTTGCCAAGTCTGTGGAAGACCTACAGGCACGTTTGAATGCTCAACAGGCTGTCAACGAATCGTTGACCAATGCTCTACATCTGAAGACTCAAGAG CATGATTTCGATAAATTAGAG AGCGAGACATTATCTCGAGATTTAACATTGACGACTCAAAAGTGTGAACAACTTGAAGTGGAAATTGTTCGAATGACTGGAGAATTGAAAGAAGAAAAGGAATTAAGGATTAATATCGAAGGAATGCTGTCTAAGAAAATTGAAGACGTAGAGAAACAACACAAGGAT ATGTCTGCTGAAAGGCTTATCCTCCGAAAGCAGTTGAAAGGCAAGGAAATGGAGCTAAACGACCTCCTGGAGGTAGTCAAACAGTCCAATACCCACAGCAtcgattttgataaattagctGACGTGTCTCACATCAAGGCAGAGGCCATTCAACTAACAGAGGAGCGAGACgaactgaaaataaaattgagtgAGGTTGAAGGGGCCCATCATCTCCTGGATGAACACATGAAAGTCATAAACGAGGAGGTAACAGCCCTCAGTGAGCAGTGTAAGCTGGCGGAGAAAGAGAAAAGAGAGGCTGAAACTCGTCTCGAGGTGCTCTCCAACTTCTTCAAGGAGAAAGaagcagagagacagaaggaggAGGCTGCATGGCTTCAGCAGCAGGGCGAAGTGTCAACCACTGTTGAGAGATTACAGACTATGCATAACGAAATATTGAGTTATAAGCAGCAGATTGAGTCACTCAAGAGGGAGATTCTTGATCAGGAAAAGGAGTACAAGGCTCAGATCACTAATCTAGAAGCGAAGGCTCACGAACAATGG gTGCTGGCACGACAGAACGAACGTCGTCTTGAGGAATCTAAATCGGAAGCAGCACAATTGAGAAATCGATTGACTATTATCGAGAAAAACCTCACAGAGACCGAGTCTGACGTGAAATTACATC GACGCAAACGTTTCTCCAAAGTACGACAATTTTGGAGTACCATGGAGGGAAATCTAAATCATGCAACATCAAATTCGTCTATCCATACGATAAATAACAATGACGATtga